A window of Cryptosporidium parvum Iowa II chromosome 1, whole genome shotgun sequence contains these coding sequences:
- a CDS encoding mRNA 3' end processing protein RNA14, HAT repeats, producing MKKGITSLIDSIVEKNPYDYSLWENIFTVKSESEVFERALEFFPTSPIVWKRYIEYLQSQKNTDEKVLLGIYQRCIHQCSCIMIWKLFIPFVDEKINSLKDRYQIYQLALDTVGSDPRSGFIWQRMYKLRLMVYNTLISKNEASLSGNTLLLNPFETSTIPIISEQIEECFALGDKIATIVTLRQFFIQWLTTPVGNLETAFIAYSLFENSISSSSTTDVPNMNTGIVIGGVVPVSESASKLVTKNLLQSGEKLVNISKIVHKNMMVLVDNLHEDIPAKPLDKSNRSEWMSKFIPWKRYILFEKSNPLGLDKSHYFNRVSYSFRNCLLYFSYHPEVWYEYFIFVWNSHPVQLTGMEIATELLSSAIQRFLPKDEILKLVLAEVYELRKKLDKVMHLYHSMIYIESSGEVIQMDDSGVPVTDDNNGDNNINMSNTSVGNNNNSNNNNSTQSNTQSNTQNNTQNNNQNNNNNHHHHLNSGIGINNDQNNHQINIQEEANDHHISMGKSRNSQLFVNVGEGIGGETFGVNNGNSNNVIGSRSSVAMIDDNSNSLGGSNTTDFHIGDRNDGISISKQYSQMITSGLSHKQYNPGVSAVVIIEYLNFILRSTNDKVIWREVFLDYVKRSPRIYDIKWICYSQALNEWRLYNNLDGAYQIFYFGMYYRHLFLDVSFMSCFVSFLLDTGKLQQARNTLQSSIYEIYKETGKVPKQLWLQWFHLERMSGSSIYSLNYLNRIYQLQKDGKNVEIDMLLSKRQQEAWHAILGAPEFAELNKEYIGNDNIDPKTKVYGHSYIVNPFDDDNFIGGLSSSNVNDSNNNDNNNNINSSSNLLLQNQRGANSVLTTGAIGNSRRSLEVNSGNKFILTCPSKFRTAFECFRFGSIYPNSSWTEFYLFDGEEGRNNYLGGGIGISSQSEDERICLGNCNICSKPSSTSSSSVSNGNSNTCICNCHNKIKGTASILSRSVLEEGKSDSSNDYNCVSEGRIAGTYHNEQSTGIATNNGISSINTSNTSTTTTTTNNNNNNNNNINNNINSSNIDLDDDFESFLLERPFEFRLIQNRIGRRRICSGNEGRERRRNQGLVGVNSNNCRDFNNNNTRMTDEDWEDFENRNNYDDDYYNSDLDSIEEGLDDEEMEYYYLNNKISDFTHINEFKWSRVGRSLCSKPDTSSMVKFRFETYPIKNNSITGVKTQLQSQMLKCTLNNVNNGDILKNIEDMRDFNYYMENTNKSFNTLLPKGIVDFVALLPPSNIPTSSIRNILGITQEVVDLLITNLQTCLLPQKIDIYKYSSMSSLAYLCNQNNIKNNEHNNIQNDNNNNNNNSNINNSNNSNNGNNNISSNNINNTSDFGIPRKSSFNNGLSDQMNTNTSLNDNQNFSNIQYSSNSNLDINKLQEIIQKSIPWISNNNINMNMNTGNDLLNNTNNDNNTFFTPCNVPNPNRFSNKPKNSNSKVQIQL from the coding sequence ATGAAGAAGGGAATAACTTCTTTAATAGATTCAATCGTAGAGAAGAATCCATATGATTATTCACTATGGGAGAATATATTCACAGTGAAATCAGAAAGTGAAGTTTTTGAAAGAGCTTTGGAGTTTTTTCCAACAAGTCCAATAGTTTGGAAAAgatatattgaatatctTCAATCTCAGAAAAATACAGACGAAAAGGTTTTATTAGGTATTTATCAAAGATGTATTCACCAATGTTCTTGTATAATGATATGGAAGTTATTTATACCATTTGTTGATGAAAAGATTAACAGTCTAAAGGATCGttatcaaatttatcaGTTGGCATTAGATACTGTTGGATCAGATCCTAGGAGTGGATTCATTTGGCAAAGAATGTATAAATTAAGATTAATGGTTTACAATactttaatatcaaaaaatgaGGCAAGTTTATCAGGAAATACATTATTGTTGAATCCATTTGAGACAAGTACTATACCTATTATTAGTGAGCAAATTGAAGAATGTTTTGCATTGGGTGATAAAATTGCAACTATAGTAACTTTAAGACAATTCTTTATACAATGGTTAACTACTCCTGTTGGAAATTTAGAAACTGCATTTATAGCATATTCCTTATTTGAGAACTCTATTTCAAGCTCAAGTACTACTGATGTTCCTAATATGAATACTGGCATTGTAATTGGTGGAGTTGTTCCAGTTTCTGAATCTGCTAGTAAATTAGttacaaaaaatttattacaatCTGGAGAAAAAttagtaaatatttcaaagattGTTCACAAGAATATGATGGTATTGGTTGATAATTTACATGAAGATATTCCAGCAAAACCATTGGATAAAAGTAATAGAAGTGAGTGGATGAGTAAGTTTATTCCTTGGAAGagatatattttatttgagaAGAGCAATCCATTAGGATTAGATAAATCACACTATTTTAATAGGGTTTCCTATTCTTTTAGGAATTGTTTATTATACTTTTCATATCATCCAGAAGTTTGgtatgaatattttatttttgtttggaACTCTCATCCAGTTCAATTAACTGGTATGGAAATTGCAACTGAACTTTTGAGCTCAGCAATACAACGTTTTTTACCAAAAGATGAGATTTTAAAGTTGGTACTGGCTGAGGTTTATGAGcttagaaaaaaattggaCAAGGTAATGCATTTATATCATTCCATGATATATATTGAGAGTTCTGGAGAAGTTATTCAAATGGATGATTCTGGAGTACCAGTAActgatgataataatggcgataataatataaatatgagTAACACGAGTGttggtaataataacaatagtaataataataatagcaCTCAAAGTAATACTCAAAGTAATACTCAAAATAAtactcaaaataataatcaaaataataataataatcatcatcatcatctcAATTCCGGTattggaataaataatgatcaAAATAATCATCAGATTAATATACAAGAAGAGGCTAATGATCACCATATTTCTATGGGAAAAAGTAGAAATAGTCAGCTTTTTGTAAATGTTGGTGAAGGAATAGGGGGAGAGACATTTGGAGTTAATAATGGTAATTCTAACAATGTTATTGGCTCAAGATCATCTGTTGCGATGATTGATGATAATTCCAATAGTTTAGGAGGATCTAATACAACAGATTTTCATATTGGTGATAGGAATGATGGTATTAGTATTAGCAAGCAATACTCTCAAATGATAACTAGTGGCTTATCACATAAACAATATAATCCAGGAGTATCAGCTGTGGTAATTATTGAGTATTTGAACTTTATACTACGAAGTACTAATGATAAAGTCATATGGAGGGAAGTATTTTTGGATTATGTTAAAAGATCTCCAAGGATTTATGATATTAAATGGATTTGTTATTCTCAGGCTTTAAATGAATGGAGGttatataataatcttGATGGAGCTTATcaaatcttttattttggAATGTATTATAGGCACTTATTTCTGGATGTATCATTTATGTCATGTTTTGTATCTTTTCTATTAGATACTGGTAAACTTCAACAAGCAAGGAATACATTGCAATCATCTATTTATGAGATTTACAAAGAAACTGGTAAAGTTCCAAAACAACTTTGGTTACAATGGTTTCATTTAGAAAGAATGAGTGGGTCTTCtatttattctttgaattatttaaataggATTTATCAGCTTCAAAAAGATGGGAAAAATGTTGAAATTGATATGTTATTAAGTAAAAGACAACAAGAAGCTTGGCATGCCATTTTAGGAGCTCCTGAGTTTGCTGAGTTGAATAAGGAGTATATTggaaatgataatattgacCCCAAGACTAAAGTATATGGTCATTCATATATTGTTAATCcatttgatgatgataacTTCATAGGAGGATTATCATCAAGTAATGTAAAtgatagtaataataatgataataataataatatcaatagttcatctaatttattattacagAATCAAAGAGGAGCAAATTCAGTATTAACAACAGGAGCAATAGGAAATTCAAGACGAAGTTTGGAAGTTAATAGTGGTAATAAGTTCATATTAACTTGTCCGAGCAAATTTAGAACAGCTTTTGAATGTTTTAGATTTGGTTCTATTTACCCAAATAGTTCTTGGACTgagttttatttatttgatggAGAGGAAGGAcgtaataattatttgggAGGAGGTATTGGTATATCTTCTCAATCAGAGGATGAGAGAATATGTTTAGGGAATTGTAATATTTGCTCAAAGCCATCTTCaacatcatcatcatcagtAAGTAATGGAAATTCAAATACTTGTATATGTAATTGTCATAACAAAATAAAAGGTACAGCAAGTATCTTATCAAGATCAGTTCTAGAAGAAGGTAAATCTGATTCATCTAATGATTATAATTGTGTTTCTGAAGGTAGAATTGCTGGTACGTATCATAATGAACAAAGTACTGGTATTGCTACTAATAATGGTATTAGTAGTATTAATACCAGTAATACAAgtactactactactactactaataataataataataataataataatattaataataatattaatagtagtaatattgatttaGATGATGATTTTGAGAGTTTTCTGCTTGAAAGACCTTTTGAATTCAGGCTTATACAAAATAGAATAGGAAGAAGAAGGATTTGTAGTGGAAATGAAGgaagagaaagaagaagaaatcaAGGATTAGTTGGtgttaattctaataattgtagagattttaataacaataatacaAGAATGACAGACGAAGATTGggaagattttgaaaatcGTAACAATtatgatgatgattattataattcaGATTTAGATAGCATTGAAGAAGGTCTAGATGATGAAGAGATggaatattactatttaaataataaaatatcagACTTTACTCATATTAATGAGTTTAAATGGTCTAGAGTAGGAAGAAGTTTATGTTCAAAGCCTGATACTTCTAGTATGGTTAAATTTAGATTTGAGACTTATCCgataaaaaataattcaataacAGGAGTTAAAACACAATTACAGAGTCAAATGTTGAAATGtactttaaataatgttaataatggagatatattaaagaatattgaagatatgcgagattttaattattatatggaaaatactaataaatcatttaatactttattaCCTAAAGGAATTGTTGATTTTGTTGCTTTACTTCCCCCTAGTAATATTCCAACAAGTTCTATCAGAAATATTCTTGGAATTACTCAAGAAGTTGTTGATCTTTTAATTACCAATCTTCAGACTTGTTTACTTCCTCAGAAAATTGATATCTATAAATATTCCTCAATGTCTTCTTTGGCATATTTATGTAAtcagaataatattaaaaataatgaacataataatattcaaaatgataataataataataataataatagtaatattaataatagtaataatagcaataatggtaataataatattagctccaataatattaacaatactTCAGATTTTGGTATACCACGTAAATCATCATTTAACAACGGCCTTTCGGATCAAATGAATACTAATACATCATTAAAtgataatcaaaatttcaGTAATATACAATATTCATCCAACTCTAAtcttgatattaataaattacaaGAAATCATCCAAAAATCAATTCCTTggatttctaataataatatcaatatgAACATGAATACAGGTAATGATTTgttaaataatacaaataatgataataatactttctTTACACCTTGTAATGTACCAAATCCTAACAGATTCTCAAATAAACCCAAAAATTCAAACTCAAAAGTACAAATAcaactttaa
- a CDS encoding conserved eukaryotic nuclear protein that shares a domain with yeast Lcp5p, a component of the U3 small nucleolar ribonucleoprotein, whose product MAVQVRNKKKDKTLWISAEEEVDDSTSNDELEVMNIDDDYDSSDDSEGEDQYEEEGEEDDSDEDEDESNTKDWGNKKQDFYDGGSSSTDSEGENWSDVEMQDEEARGIQASRMMRLSKEDFGMDDIIDQSKLEEDDESAENEAASFGLSINDAETLLESLSNLSNTKQEKESDVLAALGNDGLDGIEGLDSELAPILTSIKEKVTEVKERMQVLLNLVKTKEGSGLVTEKGMEYLDSKNTLLLMYIGYLCYYMMLKTSPDINIKEHPILLRLVTLRTMMEKLKPIDVKLQPQIDRILELAEKSSQVDNFLSSAPRPDRFVFEDEDNDNSDIEENEISKHDLGDEFDESTNIDSDVELTEEDSDGGKGVYKAPKNLPVEFNDKKLSKTEKMMKELERERQRLLRTDIIRQMRSSIHEGPEEVGREEAEQLPQLERLQRQIKERINFEEDNMMRLPKTKKDKREEKLYKRLMSQVEGGVNTLDDLAQFAERATDMVTDSKKNSLSKYLTNASRLNREITKSNLAQQNSDKSITEKLLKRKKAQAELAQKSKYKPEYDSKSADYDDSVDESYAEAEKELFKNNSYLQEVLKLNEEKKMQKQKRKQEIDSRNMPNIDDLVDSGSRRASTKEMIKNKGLTRKRKKIEGNARVHNRLKYKKALKRLKGTQRSMRDYESSYSGESTGLKDNVKRSTNLS is encoded by the coding sequence atggcAGTGCAAGtaagaaataaaaagaaggaCAAGACCTTGTGGATTTCTGCGGAGGAAGAAGTAGATGATAGTACTAGCAATGATGAGTTGGAGGTAATGAATATCGATGATGACTATGATTCTTCAGATGATAGTGAAGGAGAAGACCAATATGAAGAAGAAGGTGAAGAGGATGATAGTGATGAGGATGAAGATGAATCAAATACTAAGGACTGGGGGAACAAAAAACAGGATTTCTATGACGGAGGTTCTTCAAGTACAGATAGTGAGGGAGAGAACTGGTCTGATGTAGAAATGCAAGATGAGGAGGCACGAGGAATTCAGGCAAGTAGAATGATGAGGTTGAGTAAGGAGGATTTTGGGATGGATGATATTATCGATCAGAGTAAATTGGAGGAGGATGATGAATCGGCAGAGAATGAGGCAGCCTCATTTGGATTATCTATTAATGATGCAGAAACACTATTGGAAAGTTTAAGTAATTTATCGAATACGAAGCAGGAAAAAGAGTCGGATGTTTTAGCAGCATTGGGTAATGACGGATTGGATGGAATAGAGGGTTTGGATTCAGAACTAGCTCCAATATTAACAAGTATAAAGGAAAAAGTTACAGAAGTAAAAGAGAGAATGCAggtattattaaatttggtAAAAACAAAGGAAGGTTCAGGCTTGGTGACAGAAAAAGGGATGGAGTACTTAGACTCGAAGAATACTTTGCTCTTGATGTATATTGGTTATTTATGTTATTATATGATGTTAAAGACTTCTCCTGATATTAACATTAAGGAGCATCCAATTTTGTTGAGACTGGTTACTTTACGAACAATGATGGAAAAATTGAAGCCAATAGATGTCAAACTTCAACCGCAAATAGATAGAATTTTGGAGTTAGCAGAGAAATCATCTCAAGTGGATAACTTCTTATCATCAGCTCCAAGGCCAGACAGATTCGtatttgaagatgaagataatgataatagtgacattgaagaaaatgagaTTTCTAAACATGATCTCGGGGATGAGTTTGATGAGTCTACAAATATCGATTCAGATGTAGAATTAACTGAAGAAGATTCGGATGGTGGAAAAGGCGTTTATAAAGCTCCAAAGAATTTACCAGTTGAGTTCAACGATAAAAAGTTGAGTAAGACTgagaagatgatgaaggAGTTAGAAAGAGAAAGACAGAGGTTATTAAGAACTGATATTATTCGCCAAATGAGATCTAGTATTCATGAAGGCCCTGAGGAAGTTGGAAGGGAAGAAGCTGAACAACTACCTCAGTTGGAGCGATTACAACGACAAATAAAAGAAcgaattaattttgaggAGGATAATATGATGAGGTTACCAAAGACTAAGAAGGACaaaagagaagaaaagCTTTATAAGAGGTTAATGAGCCAAGTTGAGGGAGGTGTTAATACTTTGGACGATTTAGCTCAATTTGCAGAAAGAGCTACAGATATGGTAACTGATTCGAAAAAGAACTCACTTTCAAAGTATTTAACCAATGCTTCAAGGCTCAATAGGGAGATTACAAAAAGTAATTTGGCTCAACAAAATTCTGATAAGAGCATTACAGAAAAATTGTTAAAGAGGAAAAAAGCACAAGCCGAATTGGCTCAAAAGAGCAAATATAAACCTGAGTATGATTCTAAAAGTGCCGATTACGATGATTCTGTGGATGAGTCTTATGCTGAAGCAGAAAAGGAGCtatttaagaataattcatatttaCAAGAAGTTCTCAAGTTGAAtgaagagaaaaaaatgcaAAAACAAAAGAGGAAGCAAGAAATTGATAGTCGAAATATGccaaatattgatgatttaGTAGATTCAGGATCCAGAAGAGCATCTACTAAAGAAATGATTAAGAATAAAGGTTTGACtagaaagagaaagaagatAGAAGGTAATGCAAGAGTACATAACAGACTCAAGTATAAGAAGGCATTGAAGAGACTTAAGGGAACTCAGAGAAGCATGAGAGATTATGAGAGCAGTTACTCTGGAGAATCTACTGGATTAAAGGATAATGTTAAGAGATCAACAAATCTTAGTTAA
- a CDS encoding peptide synthase like condensation domain: protein MDLHPHIRALDVVETFWETFNELGNVIILNPIIVKSSFPISVDMVRDATQKMIQRHQSLRVRIISKMTNSEGKKALKRYFVDLCDSAEVVIREEFLSTQENQNLEFENEPVWESMLVKEQNEFFDNENSPLWRIRMMRLGKCGNTYRTCFIGSFHHAIMDGLSRQYFWTELLGLCALSNEFPDIAIPKNRPTALPKSVCKYFPSSLKVRLLKPFYSWRATAAHGVCLYRKLVAPFENPCSLEISRDLYADFKKSPRTSILPIKISKELLKKLMTKCKERKIQLNGAIEAVSALGLMGLIYELRENRMNRNSGDISELKDDDKSPENQRNRELSTTLNLNCMNNCAPFNIRGSDCFIQGAEGNTIIPIRTMVAINCRRWVTKDNPSVRPETSKDVEADLMNVLEVMQNNNNSGTTTTTTLTDKNDEIAIKNDSTECSNLNSGDENISSLENTEFSEAYANRSRSYKSHSREFFNNLNKINISLTKLNSQNGEKIGPSWLKKAVSKVMSPKNKKSKQIKTVGLGSYAVLMGLDMKVEKDCMSDIDKMWELANNTNKKIHSIVDSKDPSAVTFEWHVISGKLLH, encoded by the coding sequence atggaCCTCCATCCTCATATTAGAGCATTGGATGTAGTAGAGACATTTTGGGAAACATTCAACGAGCTTGGAAATGTCataattttaaatccaATAATTGTTAAGTCTTCTTTCCCTATAAGTGTTGATATGGTTAGAGATGCAACACAAAAAATGATACAAAGGCATCAATCATTGAGAGTACgaataatttcaaagatGACAAATAGTGAAGGAAAGAAGGCTTTAAAGAGATATTTTGTAGACCTTTGTGACAGTGCAGAGGTAGTAATTAGAGAAGAATTTCTATCAACGcaagaaaatcaaaatttagaatttgaaaatgaaccAGTTTGGGAAAGTATGCTGGTCAAAGAGCAGAATGAATTTTTcgataatgaaaattctCCATTATGGAGAATTAGAATGATGAGACTCGGAAAGTGCGGAAATACATACAGAACATGTTTTATTGGGAGCTTTCATCATGCAATAATGGACGGTCTAAGTCGTCAGTATTTCTGGACAGAATTATTAGGTTTATGCGCACTTTCTAATGAATTTCCAGATATAGCTATTCCAAAAAATAGGCCCACAGCCCTTCCAAAGAGTGTTTGCAAGTACTTTCCTTCTTCATTGAAGGTAAGGCTACTTAAACCATTTTACTCTTGGAGGGCAACAGCAGCACATGGAGTTTGTTTATATAGAAAGTTGGTGGCACCATTTGAAAATCCGTGTAGTCTTGAAATTTCACGAGACTTATATGCCGATTTTAAAAAGTCTCCTAGGACAAGCATTTTAccaataaaaatttcaaaggaactattaaagaaattaatgacAAAATGTAAGGAAAGAAAGATTCAGTTAAATGGCGCAATAGAGGCAGTTTCAGCTTTAGGACTAATGGGGTTAATATACGAATTGAGAGAAAATAGAATGAATAGAAACTCTGGAGATATTTCCGAGTTGAAGGATGATGACAAATCACCGGAAAATCAACGCAATAGAGAACTATCGACtacattaaatttaaattgcATGAATAATTGTGCTCCTTTCAATATTAGAGGAAGTGATTGCTTCATTCAAGGAGCTGAGGGCAATACAATAATTCCAATTAGAACAATGGTTGCAATTAACTGCAGAAGATGGGTAACAAAAGATAACCCTTCAGTACGCCCAGAAACAAGCAAAGATGTTGAAGCAGATTTAATGAACGTGTTAGAAGTAATGcagaataataataacagtGGTACAACAACCACAACTACTTTGACAGACAAAAATGATGAGATTGCTATTAAAAATGACTCAACTGAATgctcaaatttaaattccggggatgaaaatatatcttCATTAGAAAATACTGAATTTAGTGAAGCTTATGCAAATAGATCAAGAAGCTATAAAAGCCATTCTAGggaattctttaataatctgaataaaataaatatatcattAACAAAGCTGAATTCACAAAATGGAGAGAAGATTGGCCCATCGTGGCTTAAAAAAGCAGTTTCTAAAGTAATGAGCcccaaaaataaaaaatctaAACAGATTAAAACAGTTGGTTTAGGTTCCTATGCAGTGCTTATGGGATTGGACATGAAAGTTGAGAAGGACTGCATGTCAGATATTGATAAGATGTGGGAATTAGCAAACAATACAAACAAGAAAATACATTCAATAGTGGATTCAAAAGACCCATCAGCTGTAACATTTGAGTGGCATGTAATAAGTGGTAAGTTGcttcattaa
- a CDS encoding cyclin'cyclin' encodes MIKIYSKLKDENEETSNSLSNFRKKNVSKIGRNLTSNISRFYKTLYEENYLRIISEEIFDFQSLKDINGLNLDSFNDFVMSIKSPYIKSIESIPYFDQKHNIGSNERFKIIYWLSLHSNRLKFQSCTFHLSCRIFDTFLIETHVQYNNSELAATAAACFLLASNIIETVSDMIVPSIRQFCNAAKWLNPDKILKRQLEILTHVNTSFGINYTPSKLLYIYISRIKYHSILSKEFLHLYRNGEIIRIFDSSLAICDLLQYTPLPTTKNGQSLISIIPCFILWAKLETYIIFNEFDCQYIQNLFFKEICSLNNYLCKEIVNIIYQITKN; translated from the coding sequence atgataaaaatttactctaaattaaaagatgaaaatgaagaaactAGTAATTCCTTGAGTAATTTccgaaaaaaaaatgttagTAAAATTGGAAGAAACCTCacatcaaatatttcaagattttATAAAACACTCTATGAAGAGAATTACTTGAGAATAATATCAGaagaaatttttgattttcagTCATTAAAAGATATAAATGGTCTAAACTTGGATAgttttaatgattttgtTATGTCGATAAAATCTCCATATATCAAAAGCATTGAAAGTATTCCTTATTTTGATCAGAAACATAATATTGGAAGTAATGaaagatttaaaataatatattggCTAAGCTTACACAGTAATCGTCTAAAATTTCAATCATGTACATTTCATCTTTCATGCAGAATTTTTGACACTTTTCTAATAGAAACTCATGTACAATATAATAACTCTGAACTTGCTGCCACTGCTGCTGCATGTTTTTTATTGgcttcaaatattattgaaacaGTATCTGATATGATTGTACCAAGTATTAGACAATTTTGTAATGCTGCAAAGTGGTTAAATCCTGAtaagatattaaaaagacAATTAGAAATTCTTACTCATGTGAATACAAGTTTTGGTATTAATTATACTCCTAGTAAacttttatatatttatatctCAAGAATAAAGTATCattcaattttatcaaaagaatttcttcatttatatAGAAATGGAGAAATTATCCGAATATTTGATTCATCTCTAGCTATTTGCGATTTACTGCAATATACTCCTCTTCCAACTACTAAAAATGGGCAATCACTCATTTCAATTATTCCTTGTTTTATATTATGGGCAAAGCTTGAAActtatattatattcaatgAATTTGACTGTCAATATATCCAAAAtctattttttaaagaaatatgCTCTCTTAATAACTATCTTTGTAAAGAAatagttaatattatttatcaaatcACAAAGAATTAG
- a CDS encoding P-loop nucleotide (UMP) kinase, whose protein sequence is FFFGIRMSQNKPFVLFCLGPPGSGKGTQCAKIVDEFSFIHLSAGDCLREAMSRKDETSELIDSYIREGLIVPVEITVGLLKKKMQEYGWNDKYFLIDGFPRNQNNLDGWYKIIPDTDVNVIGCLFLNCDDNIVVERLLHRGETSGRVDDNKETIVKRLRVYHEETTPIIEYFKNSNKCFTVDTTGSIESVWEDLKKLFREKIISS, encoded by the coding sequence tttttttttggaataagAATGAGCCAAAATAAACCATTTGTACTTTTTTGTTTGGGTCCTCCTGGTAGTGGAAAGGGAACTCAATGTGCAAAGATTGTGGATGAGTTTTCATTTATCCATTTGAGCGCAGGCGATTGTTTAAGAGAAGCAATGTCTAGAAAGGATGAAACCAGCGAGTTAATTGACAGTTATATCAGAGAGGGATTAATTGTTCCTGTTGAGATTACTGTTGGTTTgttaaagaagaagatgcAAGAGTATGGTTGGaatgataaatattttttgattgaTGGTTTTCCTCGTaaccaaaataatttagatGGTTGGTATAAGATTATTCCAGATACTGATGTTAATGTTATTGGTtgtttatttctaaattgCGATGATAATATTGTTGTTGAGCGTCTTTTACACAGGGGGGAGACAAGTGGACGTGTTGATGACAATAAGGAGACAATTGTAAAGAGACTCAGAGTTTATCATGAGGAAACAACCCCAATTATTGagtattttaaaaattccaATAAGTGTTTTACTGTAGATACTACTGGTTCAATAGAATCTGTTTGGGAagatttgaagaaattattcaGGGAAAAGATTATTTCGAGTTGA